The Sphingomicrobium sp. genome has a window encoding:
- the trxA gene encoding thioredoxin TrxA encodes MATKSVTDDSFATDVLGADKPVLVDFWAEWCGPCRMIAPALEEISNELGEKVTIAKLNIDENPDIPGRYGVRGIPTMLLFKGGQPVAQKVGAAPRSQIQQWLEGNL; translated from the coding sequence ATGGCTACCAAGTCCGTCACCGACGACAGCTTTGCCACCGACGTTCTCGGCGCCGACAAGCCGGTCCTGGTCGATTTCTGGGCGGAATGGTGCGGGCCGTGCCGGATGATCGCCCCGGCGCTCGAGGAGATTTCGAACGAGCTGGGCGAGAAGGTCACCATCGCCAAGCTGAACATTGACGAGAACCCGGACATCCCCGGCCGCTATGGCGTGAGAGGCATTCCGACCATGCTGCTGTTCAAGGGCGGCCAGCCCGTCGCGCAGAAGGTCGGCGCCGCGCCGCGCAGCCAGATCCAGCAATGGCTCGAGGGCAACCTCTAA
- a CDS encoding GFA family protein, protein MAGLTGGCLCGAVRYKLRSEPFDTGYCHCRTCQLSSGAPAMVFASVPEGDLVWTQGGDTVKSVPSSSFGHREFCGKCGTPFLMKVDHQPETVDFSVATLDEPEAIGPGFHIFWGSKIGWFEPKDELPRHDKFRPGTRGLSGTEPPGD, encoded by the coding sequence ATGGCGGGACTGACCGGCGGATGCCTGTGCGGAGCGGTGCGCTACAAGCTTCGGTCGGAGCCGTTCGATACGGGTTACTGCCATTGCCGGACTTGCCAGCTGAGCAGCGGCGCGCCCGCGATGGTGTTCGCAAGCGTGCCTGAAGGGGACCTCGTGTGGACTCAGGGAGGCGACACGGTGAAGTCGGTGCCATCCTCCAGCTTCGGACACCGGGAGTTCTGCGGGAAATGCGGCACGCCCTTCCTGATGAAGGTCGATCACCAGCCCGAGACGGTGGACTTCAGCGTCGCAACACTCGACGAACCGGAAGCGATCGGCCCAGGCTTCCATATCTTCTGGGGGAGCAAGATTGGCTGGTTCGAGCCGAAGGACGAACTACCCCGGCACGACAAGTTCCGCCCGGGTACGCGGGGGCTCAGCGGGACCGAGCCCCCGGGCGACTGA
- the secA gene encoding preprotein translocase subunit SecA, with amino-acid sequence MFASVAKSIFGSANDRYVRGLGKTVDAINALETNIQALSDDELKAQTERFRERLANGEKLDNLLPEAFATVREAAVRVLGQRHYDVQLIGGIALHRGEIAEMKTGEGKTLVATLATYLNALEGKGVHVVTVNDYLARRDAEWMGQIYRFLGLTVGVIIPNLTEPERRDAYNCDITYATNNELGFDYLRDNMKYSRDQMVQRPFNFAIVDEVDSILIDEARTPLIISGPTDDKSDLYISVDKIVKTLQPADYDLDEKQKSVVLTEEGTEKAERMLEEAGLIEGRNLYDIANTQVVHHLNQSLKANVMFRKDIDYIVKDEKVVIIDEFTGRMMDGRRWSDGLHQAVEAKEGVAIEPENQTLASITFQNYFRMYPKLSGMTGTAMTEAPEFFDIYKMNVVAIPTNVPVQRKDEDDVFYKTMTEKFAAIAKELKEKQELGQPVLVGTVSIEKSEMLSEYLQSQGVKHTVLNARFHESEAHIVAQAGRIGAVTIATNMAGRGTDIQLGGNLEFRMQDEFPALEAGTPEYEAQAEKIRAEIIEEKKRVLELGGLYVLGTERHESRRIDNQLRGRSGRQGDPGLSKFYLSLDDDLLRIFGPQTMFARLMNKNLEDGEAIVSPWISKAIETAQKKVEARNYDIRKQVVEFDDVMNDQRKVIYEQRSDIMDAESVGETIEDMRAETAAAIVLVNCPEGTYPEQWNVDGLKESLQVVFGLEPPIDDWLQEEAVDPEMVMERVQKLADEKMQAKLAEVEPEQWTNLEKQILIQTLDHHWKEHLATLDALRQVIHLRSYAQKKPIDEYKQEAFLLFERLLVAIREEVTRILMNAQMQLEPPPMPELPDFITQHLDPFSGDDDTADIDASTGAVMSNIPFGNIPQPQMPQSAGQGGVAEAPLSRNAPCPCGSGKKYKHCHGQLA; translated from the coding sequence ATGTTCGCCTCAGTGGCAAAGAGCATCTTCGGATCGGCCAACGACCGGTATGTCCGCGGGCTTGGCAAGACTGTCGACGCGATCAACGCGCTCGAGACCAATATCCAGGCTTTGTCGGACGACGAGCTGAAGGCGCAGACGGAGCGCTTCCGCGAGCGGCTGGCGAACGGCGAGAAGCTCGACAATTTGCTGCCCGAAGCATTCGCGACCGTGCGCGAGGCGGCGGTCCGCGTCCTTGGCCAGCGCCACTATGACGTCCAGCTGATCGGCGGCATCGCCCTTCACCGCGGCGAGATCGCCGAGATGAAGACGGGCGAAGGCAAGACGCTCGTCGCCACGCTCGCCACCTATCTGAACGCGCTGGAAGGCAAGGGCGTCCACGTCGTCACCGTGAACGACTATCTCGCCCGCCGCGACGCGGAATGGATGGGGCAGATCTACCGCTTCCTCGGCCTGACGGTCGGCGTGATCATCCCGAACCTTACGGAGCCGGAGCGTCGCGACGCCTATAATTGCGACATCACCTACGCGACGAACAATGAGCTCGGCTTCGACTACCTTCGCGACAATATGAAATACAGCCGCGACCAGATGGTCCAGCGGCCCTTCAACTTCGCCATCGTCGACGAGGTGGACTCGATCCTGATCGACGAGGCGCGCACGCCGCTGATCATTTCCGGCCCGACGGACGACAAGTCCGACCTCTACATCTCGGTCGACAAGATCGTGAAGACGCTCCAGCCGGCGGACTACGACCTCGACGAGAAGCAGAAGAGCGTCGTGCTGACCGAGGAAGGCACGGAGAAGGCCGAGCGGATGCTCGAGGAAGCGGGCCTGATCGAAGGCCGCAACCTCTATGACATCGCCAACACGCAGGTCGTCCACCACCTGAACCAGTCGCTCAAGGCGAACGTCATGTTCCGCAAGGACATCGACTATATCGTCAAGGACGAGAAGGTCGTCATCATCGACGAATTTACCGGCCGAATGATGGACGGACGGCGCTGGTCGGACGGTCTCCACCAGGCGGTCGAGGCGAAGGAAGGCGTGGCGATCGAGCCGGAGAACCAGACGCTCGCCTCGATTACCTTCCAGAACTATTTCCGCATGTATCCGAAGCTGTCGGGCATGACCGGCACGGCGATGACCGAAGCGCCGGAATTCTTCGACATCTACAAGATGAACGTGGTCGCGATCCCGACCAACGTGCCGGTCCAGCGCAAGGACGAGGACGACGTCTTCTACAAGACGATGACCGAGAAGTTCGCGGCGATCGCCAAGGAGCTGAAGGAAAAGCAGGAGCTCGGCCAGCCGGTGCTGGTTGGCACCGTCTCGATCGAGAAGTCCGAGATGCTTTCGGAATATCTCCAGAGCCAGGGCGTCAAGCACACGGTGCTCAATGCCCGCTTCCACGAGAGCGAAGCGCATATCGTGGCGCAGGCGGGCCGCATCGGCGCGGTGACCATCGCCACCAACATGGCCGGCCGCGGCACCGACATTCAGCTCGGCGGCAACCTCGAGTTCCGGATGCAGGACGAGTTCCCGGCGCTTGAGGCGGGCACGCCGGAATATGAAGCCCAGGCGGAGAAGATCCGCGCGGAGATCATCGAAGAGAAAAAGCGCGTGCTGGAACTCGGCGGCCTCTACGTGCTCGGCACCGAGCGCCATGAAAGCCGGCGCATCGACAATCAGCTGCGCGGCCGTTCCGGACGCCAGGGCGACCCGGGCCTCAGCAAATTCTACCTCAGCCTCGACGACGATTTGCTGCGCATCTTCGGCCCGCAGACCATGTTCGCGCGGCTGATGAACAAGAATTTGGAGGACGGCGAAGCGATCGTCAGCCCCTGGATCAGCAAGGCGATCGAGACTGCGCAAAAGAAGGTCGAAGCGCGCAACTACGACATCCGCAAGCAGGTCGTCGAATTCGACGACGTGATGAACGACCAGCGCAAGGTCATCTACGAGCAGCGCTCCGACATCATGGACGCGGAAAGCGTCGGCGAGACGATCGAGGACATGCGCGCGGAGACCGCGGCAGCGATCGTCCTGGTGAACTGCCCGGAGGGGACATACCCGGAGCAGTGGAATGTCGACGGGCTGAAGGAGAGCCTGCAGGTCGTCTTCGGCCTCGAGCCGCCGATCGACGATTGGCTGCAGGAAGAGGCGGTCGACCCGGAAATGGTCATGGAGCGGGTGCAGAAGCTCGCCGACGAGAAGATGCAGGCGAAGCTCGCCGAGGTGGAGCCCGAGCAATGGACCAACCTCGAGAAGCAGATCCTCATCCAGACGCTCGACCATCACTGGAAGGAGCATCTGGCGACGCTCGACGCGCTGCGTCAGGTCATCCACCTGCGCAGCTATGCGCAGAAGAAGCCGATCGACGAATATAAGCAGGAAGCCTTCCTGCTGTTCGAGCGGCTGCTGGTCGCGATCCGCGAGGAAGTGACGCGGATCCTGATGAATGCGCAGATGCAGCTGGAGCCGCCGCCGATGCCGGAGCTGCCGGACTTCATCACCCAGCATCTCGATCCCTTCTCGGGCGACGACGACACGGCGGACATTGACGCGTCGACCGGCGCGGTGATGTCGAACATCCCGTTCGGCAACATCCCGCAGCCGCAGATGCCGCAGTCCGCTGGCCAAGGCGGGGTCGCCGAAGCGCCGCTCAGCCGCAACGCGCCGTGCCCGTGCGGGTCGGGCAAGAAGTACAAGCATTGCCACGGGCAGCTGGCCTAG
- the putA gene encoding bifunctional proline dehydrogenase/L-glutamate gamma-semialdehyde dehydrogenase PutA, producing the protein MAQIDRSRVREAYRADEERVAAERIEQARLEPGQLGEATAMARALVKGVRGHKPSGVDAFLHAYDLGSEEGIAMMCLAEALLRIPDAHTADELIADKLAGPDWSDQLGKSGSAFVNAATFSLLLTGKVLEGANDRSSNWKAALGRAVGRLGEPVVRTAVREAMKILGRNFVFGRDIDEALKRAAPERRQGLSHSFDMLGEAAKTYADAERYAQSYRAALDRIAQEAQEGFRRSPGISVKLTALHPRFEWSHAEEAVAAVVPVVRELALKASRADVHLTIDAEEADRLELQMDVFEALLANDELFANGWGGFGIALQGYQKRAAPLCDWVIDAARAHGRKLMVRLVKGAYWDTEIKAAQVGGLPDYPVFTRKIGTDVSYLACAKKLLAAEDAIYPAFATHNANTIAQVKALAGGREFEFQRLHGMGEELYDQVAKLERAIGDKPTPVRIYAPVGSHKELLAYLVRRLLENGANSSFVNRIADEQVSAEELVRDPVAELSALEPKRNPKIILPRDVFGVQRHNSAGCDLSDPLVREPLLQRLSALESRSWSAKPSIGAGTEKPVTSPHDRRITVGSVFEASAEDVDRMVRAAHAAQVAWDMRGGDERARLLERTADLFEDNRELFYSLCIREAGKTLPDAVLEVREAVDFLRFYAAEARRQFVAPLPLPGPTGEHNELRLHGRGVFACISPWNFPLAIFIGPVAAALAAGNTAIAKPAEQTPLIGAFAVELMHRAGVPSDVVQLAPGDGRVGAALTGHPLLGGVAFTGSTETARLINRQLAERDGPIIPFIAETGGQNSMIVDSSALPEQVARDVVSSAFQSAGQRCSACRVVFVQEDVADGIIEMIAGAAQALKVGDPRDLATDVGPVIDEEAKQALDEHLAWLDANAKRIVRLPQPNEAAHGSFVSPAMYEIRSLSELNRENFGPILHVIRFAGDKLDKVVEQINATGYGLTLGLQSRIDTVRDYVEEHARVGNFYVNRNQIGAVVESQPFGGEGLSGTGPKAGGPHYVARFAIERVTCIDTTAAGGNASLMASIDA; encoded by the coding sequence GTGGCCCAGATCGACCGCAGCCGGGTCCGCGAGGCTTACCGCGCGGACGAGGAGCGGGTCGCCGCCGAGCGGATCGAGCAGGCGCGGCTGGAGCCCGGCCAGCTCGGCGAAGCGACGGCGATGGCGCGCGCGCTCGTGAAGGGCGTGCGGGGGCACAAGCCGTCGGGCGTCGACGCTTTCCTGCATGCCTACGACCTCGGCTCCGAAGAAGGCATTGCGATGATGTGCCTGGCCGAGGCGCTGCTTCGGATCCCGGATGCGCATACCGCAGACGAGCTGATCGCCGACAAGCTGGCGGGGCCGGACTGGTCGGACCAGCTCGGCAAGTCGGGGTCGGCGTTCGTCAATGCCGCGACCTTCTCGCTGCTGCTGACCGGCAAGGTGCTGGAAGGCGCCAACGACCGGTCGAGCAATTGGAAGGCGGCGCTCGGGCGCGCGGTCGGGCGGCTCGGCGAGCCGGTGGTGCGCACCGCGGTGCGCGAAGCGATGAAGATCCTCGGCCGGAATTTCGTGTTCGGCCGCGACATCGATGAAGCGCTGAAGCGGGCAGCGCCCGAGCGGCGGCAGGGGCTGAGCCATAGCTTCGACATGCTGGGCGAGGCGGCCAAGACCTATGCCGACGCCGAGCGCTATGCGCAGTCGTACCGCGCTGCGCTCGACAGGATTGCTCAAGAGGCACAGGAAGGTTTTCGCCGCTCCCCGGGAATTTCGGTCAAGTTGACCGCGCTCCATCCGCGCTTCGAGTGGAGCCACGCCGAGGAAGCCGTCGCTGCCGTCGTCCCGGTGGTGCGCGAGCTGGCGTTGAAGGCATCGCGTGCCGACGTTCACCTGACGATCGACGCTGAAGAGGCGGACCGGCTCGAGCTGCAGATGGACGTGTTCGAGGCGTTGCTCGCCAACGACGAGCTGTTCGCGAACGGCTGGGGCGGGTTCGGGATTGCGCTGCAGGGATACCAGAAGCGCGCCGCGCCCTTGTGCGACTGGGTGATCGACGCGGCGCGGGCGCACGGCCGCAAGCTGATGGTGCGGCTGGTCAAGGGTGCTTACTGGGATACCGAGATCAAGGCCGCGCAGGTCGGCGGACTGCCCGATTATCCGGTGTTCACGCGCAAGATCGGCACCGACGTGTCCTACCTCGCCTGCGCGAAGAAGCTGCTTGCGGCGGAAGACGCGATCTATCCGGCATTCGCGACGCACAATGCGAATACGATCGCCCAGGTGAAGGCGCTCGCCGGCGGCCGTGAGTTCGAGTTCCAGCGCCTGCACGGCATGGGCGAGGAGCTGTACGACCAGGTCGCGAAGCTGGAGCGCGCCATCGGCGACAAGCCGACGCCGGTGCGCATCTACGCGCCGGTGGGCAGCCACAAGGAATTGCTCGCTTATCTGGTCCGCCGGCTCCTGGAGAACGGGGCCAATAGCTCGTTCGTCAACCGCATCGCCGACGAGCAGGTCTCGGCCGAGGAGCTGGTGCGCGACCCCGTCGCGGAGCTGAGCGCGCTGGAGCCGAAGCGCAATCCCAAGATCATCCTGCCGCGCGACGTGTTCGGTGTGCAGCGGCACAACAGCGCCGGGTGCGACCTGTCGGACCCGCTGGTGCGCGAACCGTTGCTCCAGCGACTGAGCGCGCTGGAGAGCCGCAGCTGGAGCGCCAAGCCGTCGATCGGCGCCGGGACGGAGAAACCGGTTACGTCGCCGCACGACCGGCGCATCACGGTCGGCAGCGTGTTCGAAGCGAGCGCGGAGGACGTCGACCGGATGGTGCGGGCCGCCCATGCGGCGCAGGTCGCCTGGGACATGCGCGGCGGCGACGAGCGGGCGCGGCTTCTCGAGCGGACCGCCGACCTCTTCGAAGACAATCGCGAGCTCTTCTATTCGCTGTGCATTCGCGAGGCGGGCAAGACGCTTCCGGACGCCGTGCTGGAAGTCCGCGAGGCGGTCGATTTCCTTCGCTTCTACGCCGCGGAAGCGCGGCGCCAGTTTGTCGCGCCGCTTCCGCTGCCCGGGCCGACGGGCGAGCATAATGAGCTTCGCCTGCACGGACGCGGCGTGTTCGCCTGCATCAGCCCGTGGAATTTTCCGCTGGCGATCTTCATCGGTCCGGTTGCCGCGGCGCTGGCAGCGGGGAACACCGCCATCGCCAAGCCTGCCGAGCAGACGCCCCTTATCGGCGCCTTTGCCGTCGAATTGATGCACCGCGCCGGCGTCCCAAGCGATGTCGTCCAGCTTGCGCCGGGCGATGGGCGCGTCGGTGCGGCGCTGACCGGCCATCCGCTGCTCGGCGGCGTGGCGTTCACGGGGTCGACGGAAACGGCGCGGCTGATCAACCGCCAGCTGGCTGAGCGGGACGGCCCGATCATCCCGTTCATCGCCGAAACGGGCGGGCAGAATTCAATGATCGTCGATTCCTCGGCGCTTCCGGAGCAGGTCGCGCGCGACGTCGTCTCGTCGGCCTTCCAGAGCGCTGGCCAGCGCTGCTCGGCATGCCGCGTCGTCTTCGTCCAGGAGGATGTCGCCGACGGGATCATCGAGATGATCGCGGGCGCGGCGCAAGCGCTCAAGGTCGGCGACCCGCGCGACCTTGCGACCGATGTCGGCCCGGTGATCGACGAGGAAGCAAAGCAGGCGCTCGATGAGCACCTCGCCTGGCTCGACGCCAATGCGAAAAGGATCGTCCGCCTGCCGCAACCCAACGAGGCTGCGCACGGCAGCTTTGTTTCCCCGGCAATGTACGAAATCCGGTCGCTCAGCGAACTCAACCGCGAGAATTTTGGGCCGATCCTGCACGTCATCCGCTTCGCCGGCGACAAGCTCGACAAGGTGGTCGAGCAGATCAACGCCACCGGCTACGGCCTGACGCTTGGGCTTCAGAGCCGGATCGACACGGTTCGTGACTATGTCGAGGAACATGCGCGGGTCGGCAATTTTTACGTCAACCGCAACCAGATCGGCGCGGTGGTCGAAAGCCAGCCGTTTGGCGGCGAGGGACTTTCCGGCACCGGACCGAAGGCCGGCGGCCCACATTATGTGGCGCGCTTCGCGATCGAGCGGGTGACCTGCATCGACACGACCGCAGCGGGCGGCAATGCCAGCCTGATGGCCTCGATCGACGCCTAG
- a CDS encoding BLUF domain-containing protein: MRQIAYFSTAAEPQTNQLIHNILITSRINNRRDQITGLLVAGGNRYMQIIEGPRDAVDRLYASIRADRRHLGVSTLLNRIIPKPSFDGWSMAFRSEPRLGEFDRFPDLVHHLTNHVEDGQIRNQIRSFARLFIADERYQAPAAWPEVRRSA, translated from the coding sequence GTGCGCCAGATCGCTTATTTCAGCACCGCCGCAGAGCCGCAGACCAACCAGCTGATCCACAACATCCTCATTACCTCGCGCATCAATAACCGCCGCGACCAGATCACCGGGCTGCTCGTTGCCGGCGGCAACCGCTACATGCAGATCATCGAAGGGCCGAGGGACGCGGTGGACCGACTTTACGCGAGCATCCGCGCCGACCGCCGTCACCTGGGCGTGAGCACCCTGTTGAACCGGATCATTCCGAAGCCGTCGTTCGACGGCTGGTCCATGGCCTTCCGAAGCGAGCCGCGCCTGGGCGAGTTCGACCGTTTCCCGGATCTCGTCCACCACCTCACGAACCATGTCGAAGACGGGCAGATCAGGAATCAGATCCGCAGCTTCGCCCGCCTGTTCATCGCCGACGAGCGCTACCAGGCACCGGCGGCCTGGCCTGAGGTCCGGCGAAGCGCCTAG
- a CDS encoding DUF1660 family phage protein, translating to MLFYLCRLFGHKPAMRNLRFDYDRQRVVTECKRCGVEMVRRIRGDWEN from the coding sequence ATGCTGTTCTACCTGTGCCGCCTGTTTGGCCACAAGCCCGCGATGCGAAACCTCCGCTTCGACTATGACCGGCAGCGCGTCGTGACCGAGTGCAAGAGGTGCGGCGTGGAGATGGTTCGCCGGATCCGGGGCGATTGGGAGAACTAG
- a CDS encoding NAD kinase, which yields MLASNREVAQAAEAMLRRRYSFAPADHAEVMIALGGDGFMLHTLHRMLQGECPNKPVFGINRGTVGFLMNDWRIDGLADRIGAAKPIHVAPLEMCATTVSGESFTHAAINEVSLLRETRQTAKIEVSVNGRVALPELACDGVLVATPAGSTAYNLSARGPILPLAARMLALTPISPFRPRRWSGAILPDDTAVCLRILEPENRPVSAVADQIEVRDVVRVDIRLDREQSLTLLFDPEHALDERITMEQFAT from the coding sequence CTGCTCGCCTCGAACCGCGAGGTCGCGCAGGCTGCCGAAGCGATGCTCCGCCGCCGCTATTCCTTTGCTCCCGCCGACCACGCCGAAGTGATGATCGCGCTCGGCGGCGACGGCTTCATGCTCCACACGCTCCACCGGATGCTTCAGGGCGAATGCCCCAACAAGCCGGTGTTCGGCATCAACCGCGGCACCGTCGGCTTCCTCATGAACGACTGGCGGATCGATGGGCTTGCGGACCGGATCGGCGCGGCCAAGCCGATCCATGTCGCGCCGCTCGAAATGTGTGCGACCACCGTATCCGGCGAGAGCTTCACCCATGCTGCGATCAACGAAGTCTCGCTGCTCCGCGAAACGCGCCAGACCGCGAAGATCGAAGTCAGCGTCAACGGCCGCGTCGCGCTGCCGGAACTCGCTTGCGACGGCGTTCTCGTCGCCACGCCCGCGGGCTCGACGGCCTACAACCTCTCTGCCCGGGGCCCAATTCTGCCGCTGGCGGCCAGGATGCTTGCCCTAACGCCGATCAGCCCCTTCCGCCCGCGCCGCTGGTCCGGCGCCATCCTGCCCGACGATACGGCGGTCTGTTTGCGGATCCTTGAGCCCGAGAACCGGCCCGTTTCGGCCGTCGCCGATCAGATCGAGGTCCGCGATGTCGTGCGTGTCGACATCCGCCTCGACCGCGAACAGTCGCTGACCCTCCTGTTCGATCCCGAACATGCGCTCGACGAGCGGATCACGATGGAGCAGTTCGCGACATAG